The proteins below come from a single Halobacillus salinarum genomic window:
- a CDS encoding ABC transporter permease subunit translates to MKAIRVLLYYFIGLFGIIGVSIIPKVMEEHGFISPVEFSQAYFHFLISLPHHETWVYHFGERSEAILPYLFPPYVYSMKIFTGAIAFGFVAALLLGIVTMLLPACFRRVLIRLSQLLETIPELLFAFGLQLFIVYIYKQTGVLLFHYANYEREIVLLPTFTLSILPMISFYRILLFYMKEEQRKEYVEFARSKGIRSFALILNHILRNLLPYLYQHGKIIIWSTLSSLLVVEYIFNIHGLTAFLLEDFRPIVIAVALTFLFTPFYILFYVFQEWEQKEEFKPISVGPVFMPSWSIRSAIAQLNGKSVIRTAMKWIKSMLRYLKNKKVLGGLLFLVGFSLYSFIYSALKNNELTQKRFLYGEDGKISDIPPHPPSSEFLLGSDQFGFSIADKIVFGAKYTILFAAGIAVLRVIVGFLLAIPYAYFLHGKWKRVIDHMVNVLYFLPLSILAYLLLKPVLWGFKGDWPLGYHERMLYEIILLALLAVPLVMTAIGNEMKLILQREYVTNSHVLGGRGVHVFRKHVLPEIASRFGILFGRQYIQVLLLFVHLGLFQLFFGGTFVNPPDPPMSVSFEWSGLLGDAKNLLITGPYWMIIPVLGAFMVIILTMQFIVEGIEEVQAVHYQKTRKENKKEANRTYSLRKSNDESFLFYNKSGTDGD, encoded by the coding sequence ATGAAAGCAATTCGAGTGTTGCTGTACTATTTCATTGGTTTATTTGGAATCATTGGTGTAAGCATCATTCCCAAGGTAATGGAGGAGCATGGCTTTATTTCTCCAGTAGAATTCAGCCAAGCGTACTTTCATTTTTTAATCAGTCTGCCGCATCACGAGACGTGGGTGTACCACTTTGGAGAACGAAGTGAAGCCATCCTGCCTTACTTATTTCCACCCTATGTATATTCTATGAAGATATTTACCGGAGCTATTGCTTTTGGATTTGTAGCAGCATTATTATTAGGCATCGTGACGATGCTTTTACCAGCATGCTTTCGGAGAGTATTGATACGGTTATCTCAACTATTAGAAACCATTCCAGAACTATTATTTGCTTTCGGCCTTCAACTTTTCATTGTCTATATTTATAAGCAGACCGGTGTTTTACTTTTTCATTATGCCAATTATGAAAGAGAAATAGTGCTTCTTCCTACCTTTACGCTGTCGATCCTCCCTATGATTTCTTTTTATAGAATATTACTTTTTTATATGAAGGAGGAACAGCGGAAGGAGTATGTAGAGTTCGCGAGGAGTAAAGGGATCCGATCGTTTGCGCTGATTCTCAATCATATCCTCCGCAATTTGCTGCCGTACCTATATCAACATGGAAAGATCATTATTTGGTCGACGCTTTCCTCACTGCTGGTAGTGGAATACATATTTAATATTCACGGTCTGACGGCCTTTTTATTAGAAGATTTTCGGCCTATTGTTATAGCCGTAGCCCTTACTTTTCTTTTTACTCCTTTTTATATTTTGTTCTATGTCTTTCAAGAATGGGAGCAGAAGGAAGAATTCAAGCCAATATCTGTCGGCCCGGTATTCATGCCTTCATGGTCGATAAGAAGTGCCATCGCTCAATTAAACGGTAAGTCAGTAATCAGGACGGCAATGAAATGGATAAAGTCCATGCTGCGCTATTTAAAAAATAAAAAGGTACTTGGAGGACTCCTGTTTCTAGTTGGCTTTTCCTTATACAGCTTTATTTACTCAGCTTTAAAAAATAACGAGCTGACTCAGAAACGATTTCTATACGGTGAAGATGGAAAGATCTCAGATATTCCTCCACATCCGCCTTCTTCAGAATTTTTATTAGGTTCGGATCAATTTGGGTTCAGCATTGCCGATAAGATTGTCTTCGGAGCCAAATATACGATTCTCTTTGCAGCGGGAATAGCAGTTCTCCGAGTGATAGTCGGTTTCCTTCTTGCCATTCCCTATGCTTATTTTCTTCACGGGAAGTGGAAGCGAGTGATCGATCATATGGTGAATGTCTTGTACTTTCTGCCTTTAAGCATCTTAGCATATTTATTGCTTAAGCCTGTATTATGGGGATTTAAAGGGGACTGGCCGCTCGGTTATCATGAGCGTATGCTTTATGAAATCATTCTCCTCGCGTTATTAGCTGTACCTTTAGTTATGACTGCTATTGGAAATGAGATGAAGTTGATTTTGCAAAGGGAATATGTGACGAATTCCCATGTGCTTGGCGGGAGAGGCGTTCATGTATTCCGAAAACATGTCCTGCCGGAGATCGCCTCCAGGTTCGGCATCCTATTCGGTCGGCAATATATTCAAGTGTTACTCCTTTTTGTTCATTTAGGCTTGTTTCAATTGTTTTTCGGTGGAACTTTTGTCAACCCGCCTGACCCTCCCATGTCTGTATCGTTTGAATGGTCTGGTCTTTTAGGAGATGCTAAAAACCTTCTAATCACTGGCCCTTACTGGATGATCATTCCTGTGCTAGGTGCATTCATGGTCATTATTCTCACAATGCAGTTCATTGTAGAAGGGATCGAGGAAGTGCAAGCTGTACATTATCAAAAGACAAGGAAGGAGAATAAAAAAGAAGCCAACCGTACGTATTCATTAAGAAAATCGAACGATGAATCGTTTTTGTTTTATAACAAAAGCGGAACAGATGGGGATTAA
- a CDS encoding FGGY-family carbohydrate kinase: MKKRYIIGIDGGSQSTKVVIFDTHGKVVSEGTQPLKPMNLPQPGIVEHPDDDLWESLCEASKQAMESFPGRKEDIIGVGLCTIRFVRCLLKKDGTLASPAMSWMDGRVSKPYEHLDEQVSYVTTSSGYITHRLTGQLHDSAGNYQGMWPIDTDTWDWSEDEAVFRTYQIPREMLFDLKLPGNVLGQITKEAARETGMPEQLPVIATANDKAVEALGAGVLSESTALISLGTYIAGMITGHENPKETNHFWTNFAAIPNEYLYESEGIRRGMWTVSWFKELLGDELSKKAASLHLSPEEFLNNEAVEKVPAGSDGLMTVLDWLSPADEPYKKGMMLGFDGRHTRAHIYHSILEGIALTMKTNVDNMIQELDTELDQIVVSGGGAKGDLMMQLFADVFGLPAMRNKVKGSASLGAAINTAVALEIYPSYHEAIEEMVDVDDTFSPHPENHEFYTKMNEEVYQQISNHTDGILKKAHSFFNG, translated from the coding sequence ATGAAAAAACGTTACATTATCGGGATTGACGGAGGTTCCCAAAGTACAAAAGTAGTAATCTTCGACACACACGGAAAGGTAGTAAGCGAAGGTACACAGCCCCTTAAGCCCATGAACCTGCCTCAACCGGGAATTGTTGAACACCCGGATGACGATTTATGGGAATCACTTTGTGAAGCAAGTAAACAGGCAATGGAGAGCTTCCCTGGCAGGAAAGAGGATATTATCGGAGTTGGATTGTGTACGATTCGATTCGTCCGCTGTCTTCTAAAAAAGGATGGCACGCTCGCCTCCCCTGCTATGAGCTGGATGGATGGACGCGTGTCAAAACCCTACGAACATTTGGATGAACAAGTCTCATATGTGACTACTTCATCCGGCTATATCACCCACCGTCTGACCGGGCAGCTTCATGATTCTGCTGGGAATTACCAGGGGATGTGGCCCATTGACACAGATACTTGGGACTGGAGTGAAGATGAAGCAGTCTTCCGCACTTACCAAATCCCCCGTGAGATGCTGTTTGATTTAAAACTTCCCGGAAATGTCTTAGGTCAGATTACAAAGGAAGCAGCAAGAGAGACCGGGATGCCTGAACAGCTTCCAGTGATTGCAACGGCAAATGACAAAGCTGTAGAAGCCTTAGGGGCAGGAGTGTTATCTGAAAGCACCGCTTTAATTTCTTTAGGCACATATATTGCTGGAATGATTACCGGCCATGAGAACCCTAAAGAGACGAATCATTTTTGGACGAACTTTGCCGCCATCCCTAATGAATATCTTTATGAAAGTGAAGGGATTAGACGCGGCATGTGGACGGTCAGCTGGTTTAAAGAACTTCTCGGAGACGAATTATCCAAAAAAGCAGCAAGTCTTCACTTAAGCCCGGAGGAATTTTTAAACAATGAAGCAGTTGAAAAAGTCCCTGCTGGAAGTGATGGGCTGATGACCGTTCTGGACTGGCTTTCCCCTGCAGATGAACCGTATAAAAAAGGAATGATGCTCGGCTTTGACGGCCGTCATACGCGAGCACATATCTACCACTCTATTTTAGAAGGCATTGCGCTGACGATGAAGACGAATGTCGACAACATGATACAAGAACTAGATACAGAGCTTGATCAGATCGTTGTTTCCGGCGGTGGAGCCAAAGGGGATCTCATGATGCAGTTGTTTGCTGATGTGTTTGGACTCCCGGCTATGAGAAACAAGGTCAAAGGCTCTGCCAGCTTAGGAGCTGCGATCAACACAGCTGTCGCCCTGGAGATCTATCCTAGCTATCATGAAGCGATAGAAGAGATGGTGGACGTAGATGATACATTTTCCCCACATCCGGAAAATCACGAGTTCTATACAAAGATGAATGAGGAAGTGTACCAGCAAATCTCGAACCACACCGATGGAATCTTAAAAAAAGCGCATTCCTTTTTTAACGGATAA
- a CDS encoding glycerol-3-phosphate responsive antiterminator, giving the protein MRKNVEQALEENPIIAAVKDDKGLDEAIQTECHVVFILNSDLINVGEIVEKVKNHDKLAFVHIDLLEGTSNKEVALQFLKENTDVDGIISTKAHMVHAARDYGFYTIHRFFLVDSFSFRSMDKQIAQSNPHFIEILPGMMPKAIGWVKEKVNIPLIASGLVCEKEDVVNAIQAGAVAISSTNNVVWYL; this is encoded by the coding sequence ATGAGGAAAAATGTGGAGCAGGCATTGGAAGAAAATCCGATTATTGCTGCAGTTAAAGATGATAAGGGCCTCGATGAAGCGATTCAAACGGAATGTCACGTGGTTTTTATATTAAACAGTGATCTCATCAATGTTGGCGAAATTGTGGAAAAGGTAAAGAATCATGATAAGCTGGCGTTTGTTCATATCGACCTGCTCGAAGGAACATCGAATAAAGAGGTTGCTCTTCAATTTTTAAAAGAAAATACAGATGTGGATGGAATTATCAGCACAAAAGCTCATATGGTTCATGCAGCCCGGGACTACGGATTCTATACGATTCACCGGTTTTTCTTAGTGGACTCGTTTTCCTTCCGCAGTATGGATAAGCAAATCGCTCAATCCAACCCCCACTTTATAGAAATTCTGCCAGGTATGATGCCAAAGGCCATCGGGTGGGTAAAGGAAAAAGTGAATATTCCGCTCATCGCAAGCGGACTTGTTTGCGAGAAGGAAGATGTGGTAAATGCCATTCAGGCAGGAGCCGTCGCGATTTCTTCCACAAATAATGTAGTTTGGTATTTATAA
- a CDS encoding FAD-binding oxidoreductase, which yields MPLTKEQIVKDVKAIIPEEQVITDEAVLKDNSVDRFRKYETIHGIYTQPLPAAVVKVKTAGEVSQLLSYMNENNINAVPKTGGSATEGGLETAVENSLVIDGSSMNNIVDIDPYDMLATVKCGVPLEVLEDQLREQGLTTGHSPQSKPLAQMGGLVATRSIGQLSTLYGGIEDMVVGVEAVFPNGEITKIKNIPRRAAGPDIRHVIIGNEGALCYITEVTVKIFKYKPENNQYYGYLLDDMKTGFEILREVMVEGYRPSVARLYDPEDGADHFDFSKGKCVLIFMAEGPKPIAEATGQAIEDIVSKYGESERVDSSLIQNWFENLNWDPAKVVEERKEIKETNNIGFTTEVSGSWGVIHDIYDRCIKRVREEIPNITMLGGHSSHSYMNGTNMYFVYYYDLVDIKPEEEITKYHYPINKIIVEETINAGGSMVHHHGVGKHRTPWIKEEYGSSYYILETLKKAFDPNGIMNKGTIFPLED from the coding sequence ATGCCATTAACAAAAGAGCAAATCGTGAAAGACGTAAAAGCGATCATACCGGAGGAACAAGTCATTACAGACGAGGCTGTGCTCAAAGATAACAGCGTCGACCGTTTCCGAAAATATGAAACCATTCACGGTATTTATACCCAGCCGCTCCCTGCAGCTGTCGTAAAGGTCAAAACCGCTGGAGAAGTTTCCCAGCTTTTAAGCTACATGAATGAAAACAACATTAACGCTGTGCCAAAGACAGGGGGATCTGCTACAGAAGGCGGCCTTGAAACGGCGGTAGAAAACTCCTTAGTCATTGACGGCTCAAGCATGAACAACATCGTTGATATCGATCCGTACGACATGCTTGCCACCGTGAAATGCGGAGTACCACTGGAAGTACTTGAAGACCAATTGCGTGAACAAGGCTTAACGACCGGTCATTCTCCACAGTCTAAACCGCTTGCCCAAATGGGCGGCTTAGTAGCCACTCGAAGCATCGGCCAGCTTTCTACACTGTACGGCGGTATTGAAGATATGGTCGTAGGTGTAGAAGCGGTATTCCCAAATGGAGAAATTACAAAAATTAAAAATATCCCGCGCCGGGCTGCTGGTCCTGATATCCGCCATGTGATCATCGGAAACGAAGGAGCCCTCTGCTACATCACTGAAGTCACTGTTAAGATTTTCAAATATAAACCAGAGAACAACCAGTACTATGGGTATCTGCTCGATGATATGAAAACGGGGTTTGAGATTTTACGCGAAGTGATGGTGGAAGGCTATCGTCCGTCAGTTGCCCGCCTGTATGATCCGGAAGACGGAGCGGATCACTTTGATTTTTCTAAGGGCAAATGCGTGCTGATCTTCATGGCAGAAGGTCCAAAGCCTATTGCTGAAGCTACCGGACAAGCGATTGAGGACATCGTTAGTAAATACGGAGAGAGTGAACGTGTGGACAGCAGTCTCATCCAAAATTGGTTTGAAAACTTAAACTGGGATCCGGCGAAAGTCGTTGAAGAACGAAAAGAAATTAAGGAAACCAACAACATCGGTTTTACAACAGAAGTTTCTGGATCCTGGGGTGTCATTCACGACATCTATGACCGCTGCATTAAGAGAGTCCGCGAAGAAATTCCGAATATTACGATGCTCGGCGGCCACTCCTCCCACAGCTATATGAATGGCACAAATATGTACTTCGTTTATTATTATGACCTGGTTGATATCAAGCCTGAAGAAGAAATCACGAAGTACCATTACCCGATTAACAAAATCATTGTAGAAGAGACCATTAATGCCGGCGGGTCGATGGTCCACCACCATGGTGTCGGCAAACACCGGACACCATGGATTAAGGAGGAATACGGTTCTTCCTATTACATCCTGGAAACGTTGAAAAAAGCCTTTGATCCGAATGGCATTATGAACAAAGGCACGATCTTTCCACTGGAAGATTAA
- a CDS encoding BCCT family transporter, with protein sequence MNKLKSHMIRPTVFLPAFILLLITIVLNFVSYDWFLKVTTAAQNFMTHEIGWVFSLAGVTCVILVILAYFSPLGNIKIGGEEAKPLLKRKTWFAITLTTTIAAGILFWGTAEPISHLTSPPKSLGIEPMSTEAAKFAMETLYLHWTFIPYAFYSLPTIVFAFAYYNMKRSFSVGSQISPALRKYNQDKINVVVDAVILFAVAAAISSSFGTSVMNMGGGIHSLFGIDNDKTLWIIITIIGTIAFIISSSTGLLKGIRILADFNIYLYYIIIAALIILGPTVYMFSAGTETFGGFLTHFFEKALFTGEIASDDWASGWTTFYWSNWMAWAPVTAVFLARIAYGYRVKEVIMMNFVIPGFFSVIWMTVLGGTAINFQMTGKVDIAAVIADQGSGAAAYAMLDQLPFSGIIILLYLVAVMISFVTATDSTTNAMASISSTGITEGSQEAPVFIKITWGVIVGAVALIFISTLGLGGIRTLSYLGGFPALFLGILSIFSLIVIMRNPNKYDRHSKKKNAA encoded by the coding sequence ATGAATAAGCTAAAAAGTCATATGATACGTCCAACGGTATTTTTACCAGCTTTCATCTTGTTATTGATTACGATTGTGTTAAACTTTGTCAGTTATGACTGGTTTTTAAAAGTTACGACGGCAGCTCAAAACTTTATGACCCACGAAATCGGCTGGGTATTCAGCCTTGCCGGGGTTACTTGTGTGATTCTAGTTATTCTTGCTTATTTCTCACCGCTCGGAAACATCAAAATCGGAGGAGAGGAAGCAAAACCATTATTGAAGCGGAAAACATGGTTTGCTATCACTTTAACGACAACGATCGCTGCTGGCATCTTATTTTGGGGAACAGCCGAGCCGATTTCTCACTTAACCTCCCCTCCAAAATCGCTCGGGATTGAGCCGATGTCCACAGAAGCGGCAAAATTTGCGATGGAAACACTCTATCTTCACTGGACATTTATCCCTTACGCCTTCTACTCACTCCCTACGATTGTATTTGCATTCGCATACTATAATATGAAACGTTCCTTTAGTGTAGGTTCGCAAATATCACCGGCACTAAGAAAATACAACCAGGACAAAATCAATGTAGTCGTCGATGCGGTGATTTTATTTGCCGTTGCTGCTGCGATTTCCTCTTCCTTTGGGACATCTGTTATGAATATGGGAGGCGGCATTCATTCACTCTTTGGCATCGATAACGACAAAACCTTATGGATCATCATTACGATCATCGGTACCATTGCTTTTATTATCTCTTCCAGTACAGGTCTGTTAAAAGGGATCCGAATTCTCGCGGATTTTAATATCTATCTGTATTACATCATTATCGCAGCCTTGATTATCCTCGGACCGACCGTGTATATGTTCAGTGCTGGAACTGAAACCTTCGGGGGCTTTCTCACCCACTTCTTTGAAAAAGCCTTATTTACCGGTGAAATCGCAAGCGACGACTGGGCGAGCGGTTGGACGACATTTTACTGGTCAAACTGGATGGCCTGGGCTCCAGTGACAGCTGTATTCCTTGCACGAATTGCCTACGGATACCGCGTCAAAGAAGTCATCATGATGAACTTTGTCATCCCCGGTTTCTTCAGCGTTATCTGGATGACAGTCCTAGGTGGCACAGCCATCAATTTCCAAATGACCGGGAAGGTAGATATAGCTGCTGTCATTGCCGATCAAGGATCAGGAGCAGCGGCTTATGCCATGCTTGATCAGCTGCCATTCTCAGGGATAATCATCCTGCTTTATCTTGTCGCGGTTATGATTTCTTTTGTCACGGCAACGGACTCGACGACCAACGCGATGGCAAGTATCAGCTCAACAGGAATAACGGAAGGCTCTCAGGAAGCACCGGTGTTTATCAAAATTACTTGGGGGGTTATCGTCGGTGCCGTAGCGCTTATCTTCATCTCGACGCTCGGTTTAGGCGGAATTCGGACCCTTTCCTACCTTGGCGGATTTCCTGCCTTATTCCTGGGCATCTTAAGTATCTTTTCCCTCATTGTCATTATGAGGAATCCTAACAAGTATGATCGTCACTCCAAAAAGAAAAATGCAGCATAA
- a CDS encoding quinone oxidoreductase family protein, translating into MKAVIQNEFGDPHVLTFTDVERPEIEKNEVLIEIAYTSVNYADIKKRAGKKGKGVFPFILGLDAAGTVVEASADSHFYKGDRVIAFPRSGSYAEYAVAKEQLVFKIPDQLSFEQAAALPTVSMLSYILLHEIGQVKATDTIVIHSAAGGVGSMLAQFARAAGVEKIIGTVGNLAKEDYVKNLGVNVVCTYDNFAEEVLKQTDHRGAQVIFDSVAGEVTSRSLDCLALYGTLVQFGNSSGKAGTFKTSDVHSSCRNIKGFSLGTTRKHAPERLAPVAQKVVKRFALNEVELPVAQVFDLKEAELAHQLMESRNYAEKVLLKV; encoded by the coding sequence ATGAAGGCAGTCATCCAAAATGAATTTGGGGATCCTCATGTCCTTACATTTACAGACGTGGAACGTCCTGAAATTGAAAAAAACGAAGTGCTTATTGAAATCGCCTATACTAGTGTCAACTATGCTGATATCAAAAAACGTGCAGGAAAGAAAGGAAAAGGTGTTTTTCCGTTTATTCTCGGCTTAGATGCGGCAGGGACAGTAGTAGAAGCATCTGCTGACTCTCACTTCTATAAAGGGGACCGGGTGATTGCTTTTCCGAGAAGTGGTTCCTATGCCGAGTATGCGGTGGCCAAGGAACAGTTAGTGTTCAAAATCCCGGACCAACTATCATTCGAACAAGCAGCAGCCCTGCCCACTGTATCAATGTTAAGCTACATTCTTCTTCATGAAATTGGCCAGGTGAAAGCAACGGACACCATCGTAATCCACAGTGCTGCTGGCGGTGTCGGCTCAATGCTTGCCCAATTTGCCAGAGCGGCCGGGGTGGAAAAAATTATAGGAACTGTCGGTAATTTGGCAAAAGAAGATTATGTTAAAAATTTAGGCGTGAACGTTGTATGCACGTATGACAACTTTGCTGAGGAAGTATTAAAACAAACCGATCATCGGGGAGCGCAAGTAATCTTTGACTCTGTTGCGGGGGAAGTGACCAGCAGGAGTCTGGATTGTTTAGCGCTCTATGGCACGCTTGTTCAATTTGGCAACAGCAGTGGAAAGGCAGGAACGTTCAAAACAAGTGATGTCCATAGCAGCTGCCGGAATATAAAGGGATTCAGCTTAGGCACAACAAGAAAACATGCCCCAGAACGATTGGCACCAGTTGCACAAAAAGTAGTGAAACGATTTGCTTTAAACGAAGTTGAGCTTCCTGTTGCACAGGTCTTTGATTTGAAGGAAGCTGAACTCGCTCATCAATTAATGGAAAGCCGTAATTATGCAGAGAAAGTTTTGTTAAAGGTATAA
- a CDS encoding Type 1 glutamine amidotransferase-like domain-containing protein, which yields MKQIIALGGGGFSEEPENPLLDEYILHQAQKEKPKICYVPTANGDSDICISWFYDFFKKQNCEPSHLSLFKPPTRDLEGYVLEKDIIYVGGGNTKNLLVLWKEWGLDSILKKAWEQGVILAGISAGSICWFEDAITDSYGDQLEPIRCLGMISGSNCPHYDEEEKRRPAYHKFMAEGKVKPGIAADDGVGLHYMDQHLHRIVSSRPEAGAYHVSYEGQKVKEVPLETDYLE from the coding sequence ATGAAGCAAATCATCGCTTTAGGCGGCGGAGGATTTTCTGAAGAACCGGAAAATCCACTTCTGGATGAATATATTTTGCACCAAGCTCAAAAAGAAAAGCCGAAGATCTGTTATGTGCCTACCGCCAATGGAGACTCGGATATTTGCATTTCATGGTTTTATGATTTCTTTAAGAAACAAAACTGTGAACCTTCTCATTTGTCCTTATTTAAACCACCTACACGAGATTTAGAAGGGTACGTGTTAGAGAAAGATATTATTTATGTCGGCGGAGGAAATACGAAAAATTTATTAGTTCTATGGAAGGAATGGGGCTTGGATTCAATCCTTAAAAAAGCATGGGAGCAGGGAGTTATTCTTGCCGGCATTAGCGCAGGATCCATTTGCTGGTTTGAAGATGCCATTACAGATTCCTATGGCGATCAACTGGAGCCTATCCGTTGTTTAGGGATGATAAGCGGGAGCAACTGTCCTCATTATGATGAAGAGGAAAAGAGACGGCCTGCTTACCATAAATTTATGGCCGAAGGGAAGGTAAAGCCCGGGATAGCAGCAGATGATGGTGTTGGTCTGCATTACATGGATCAACATCTGCACCGGATTGTAAGCTCGCGGCCAGAGGCAGGAGCGTACCACGTTTCTTATGAGGGTCAGAAAGTTAAAGAGGTACCGCTGGAGACGGATTATCTGGAGTGA
- a CDS encoding SDR family NAD(P)-dependent oxidoreductase — MDITDFSMDFFSLKGQTALVTGGNSGLGRAFSLALAKAGANIFIPSLTEDDGTTKDLIENEGTHMEFMQVDITEDGAAKRVIERCVETLGAPDIVVNSAGLNTVAAFEDFGREKWDPMLQVNLTAAFEVSHEAAKTMIPKRRGKIINICSMFSFHGGQGSPAYAASKHGIAGLTKAYCDELAQYNIQINGIAPGYYATELTTETRNNPEANNKVLAHTPANRWGEPMDLMGAAIFLSSRASDYVNGHILAVDGGYLVR; from the coding sequence ATGGATATCACGGATTTCTCAATGGATTTCTTTTCTTTGAAAGGACAGACCGCTCTTGTTACAGGAGGAAATTCCGGTCTTGGTCGAGCCTTTTCACTCGCCCTGGCAAAAGCCGGGGCCAATATCTTCATCCCTAGTCTTACAGAGGATGATGGTACGACGAAAGATTTAATTGAAAATGAAGGAACACACATGGAATTTATGCAAGTAGACATTACCGAAGATGGAGCAGCCAAACGAGTCATAGAGCGATGCGTAGAAACATTGGGCGCGCCTGACATCGTCGTCAACAGCGCCGGACTGAATACCGTCGCTGCTTTTGAAGATTTTGGCCGTGAAAAATGGGATCCTATGCTGCAAGTCAATTTAACAGCTGCTTTTGAAGTCAGCCACGAAGCTGCAAAAACGATGATCCCAAAACGCCGCGGGAAAATCATTAACATCTGTTCCATGTTTTCCTTTCACGGAGGTCAAGGGTCCCCGGCGTATGCAGCAAGCAAGCACGGCATAGCAGGGCTCACAAAGGCGTATTGTGATGAACTTGCCCAATATAACATTCAAATTAACGGGATTGCTCCTGGCTATTATGCGACAGAGCTGACCACTGAAACAAGAAATAATCCAGAGGCGAATAATAAAGTGCTTGCTCATACTCCTGCTAACCGCTGGGGAGAACCGATGGATTTAATGGGTGCTGCCATCTTCCTTTCCAGTCGTGCTTCTGACTATGTGAACGGCCATATTTTAGCTGTTGATGGGGGCTACCTCGTCCGCTAG